The following are encoded together in the Kutzneria kofuensis genome:
- a CDS encoding MBL fold metallo-hydrolase, which yields MAELGLLNEQSAVRRLRLGDVRLTYVVDGAMAMVAGAFFPTTPTQYWRDHPEALDAHGRVAASAGGLLVERGDRKLLIDAGLGPFRGPLSVGKEPFGAADSGSLPDILAELGVDPGEIDTVAYTHLHLDHVGWAFVDGRKFFPNARYLVAAQEWAPHDHGVTVPGVIAETTVVPMRGNHELIGEGEEVWPGVHAIVTPGHTPGHSSFIVSAEAGRIVVFGDSFHTPAQITHPEWGSTPDTDSEGVLKARARVLGELERPGTLGFGAHFGDQAFGRVVRDGDGAAVWEPVATEFLRAAPRDL from the coding sequence ATGGCTGAACTGGGGTTGTTGAACGAGCAGTCCGCTGTGCGCCGGCTGCGGCTGGGCGATGTGCGCCTGACCTACGTGGTCGACGGCGCGATGGCGATGGTGGCGGGCGCCTTCTTCCCGACGACGCCGACGCAGTACTGGCGCGACCACCCCGAGGCGCTCGACGCCCACGGGCGGGTCGCGGCGTCCGCCGGCGGCCTGCTGGTCGAGCGGGGCGACCGCAAGCTGCTCATCGACGCCGGCCTCGGGCCGTTCCGGGGCCCGCTGTCGGTGGGGAAGGAGCCGTTCGGCGCGGCCGACAGCGGTTCGCTGCCGGACATCCTGGCCGAGCTGGGGGTCGACCCCGGCGAGATCGACACGGTCGCCTACACGCACCTGCACCTGGATCACGTGGGCTGGGCGTTCGTCGACGGCCGCAAGTTCTTCCCGAACGCGCGCTACCTGGTCGCCGCGCAGGAGTGGGCGCCGCACGACCACGGCGTCACCGTGCCGGGCGTGATCGCCGAGACGACCGTGGTGCCGATGCGCGGCAACCACGAGCTGATCGGGGAGGGGGAGGAGGTCTGGCCGGGTGTGCACGCCATCGTGACACCGGGCCACACGCCGGGGCACTCGTCGTTCATCGTGTCGGCGGAGGCCGGCCGGATCGTCGTGTTCGGCGACAGCTTTCACACGCCGGCACAGATCACGCATCCCGAGTGGGGGTCGACGCCGGACACCGACAGCGAGGGAGTGCTCAAGGCGCGGGCGCGCGTGCTGGGGGAGTTGGAGCGGCCCGGCACGCTCGGCTTCGGCGCTCACTTCGGGGACCAGGCGTTCGGCCGGGTGGTGCGCGACGGGGACGGGGCGGCGGTCTGGGAGCCGGTGGCGACGGAGTTCCTGCGGGCGGCACCTCGTGATCTCTAG
- a CDS encoding MFS transporter, with protein MRTPLLALLAGTTVSLVGTAMTVLAIPWFVLHTTGSAAQTGLVAAAEVAGLTVAAALGGPIVDRIQPRSVSVGSDVLAAIAVGLVPALTMLQVLPLWALVLLTALLGLTRGPGATAQDALLPSTAKLAGTPISRASSWFEGSARAGRLVGGMSAGALIAFLGPAQVLYVDSATYLASALLTAVFIRVRLAREEPSAWSARGHFAELREGLRYLRGDGLLAAVVGMVMLTNALDGAYTSVLLPAFGEQVLHSSVLLGLVAGTSSAAALCGVMAYGAVGDRLPKWGTYATAFLLAGAPRLLVMASAPPVPVLLAVIAVTSFAFGMINPILLSQLFTRVPETMRGRVFGVVAAGALAGMPVGALLGGVVVQLAGLTAALLAAAALYLTATLCPFVFPVWRQLDGKVGESSGDHVGGAVA; from the coding sequence GTGAGGACGCCGCTGTTGGCCCTGCTCGCGGGAACGACGGTGTCGCTTGTCGGCACGGCGATGACGGTGCTCGCGATCCCGTGGTTCGTCCTGCACACGACCGGCAGCGCGGCCCAGACGGGCCTGGTCGCGGCGGCGGAGGTCGCGGGCCTGACGGTCGCGGCGGCACTCGGCGGTCCGATCGTGGACCGGATCCAGCCGAGATCGGTGAGCGTCGGCTCCGACGTCCTGGCGGCGATCGCGGTCGGCCTGGTGCCGGCGCTGACCATGCTGCAGGTGCTCCCGTTGTGGGCATTGGTGCTGCTCACGGCGCTGCTCGGGCTGACCCGAGGGCCGGGTGCGACGGCGCAGGACGCGCTGCTGCCGTCGACGGCGAAGCTGGCGGGCACACCGATATCGCGGGCGTCGAGCTGGTTCGAGGGTTCGGCGCGAGCCGGGCGACTGGTGGGCGGCATGTCCGCCGGCGCGCTGATCGCGTTCCTCGGACCGGCGCAGGTGCTGTACGTGGACTCGGCGACCTACCTGGCATCGGCACTGCTCACGGCGGTGTTCATCCGCGTCCGCCTGGCCCGGGAGGAGCCGAGCGCCTGGTCGGCGCGCGGGCACTTCGCCGAGCTCCGGGAGGGGCTGCGCTACCTCCGCGGCGACGGGCTGCTGGCCGCCGTCGTCGGCATGGTGATGCTGACGAACGCCCTGGACGGTGCTTACACCTCGGTCCTGCTGCCGGCGTTCGGCGAGCAGGTCCTGCACAGCAGCGTCCTGCTCGGCCTGGTGGCGGGCACGTCAAGCGCGGCCGCGCTGTGCGGAGTCATGGCGTACGGCGCGGTCGGCGACCGATTACCGAAGTGGGGGACCTACGCGACCGCGTTCCTGTTGGCCGGCGCGCCAAGGCTGCTGGTGATGGCGTCCGCCCCGCCGGTGCCGGTGTTGCTCGCGGTCATCGCGGTGACGTCGTTCGCCTTCGGCATGATCAACCCGATCCTGCTGAGCCAGCTGTTCACGCGCGTTCCGGAGACGATGCGCGGCCGGGTGTTCGGCGTGGTGGCGGCGGGAGCGCTGGCCGGCATGCCGGTCGGGGCGCTGCTGGGCGGCGTGGTGGTGCAACTCGCGGGACTGACCGCTGCGCTGCTGGCGGCCGCCGCGCTCTACCTGACGGCGACGCTGTGCCCGTTCGTGTTCCCGGTGTGGCGGCAGCTGGACGGGAAAGTGGGCGAGTCGTCAGGCGACCACGTCGGGGGTGCGGTCGCCTGA
- a CDS encoding ArsR/SmtB family transcription factor, giving the protein MRANPLAEVAAVLADPTRAAMCLALIDGRAWTVGELGKIAGVTPPSATEQVSRLADAGFVETVRQGRHRYVRLTDSRVAELIEQLTELAENPMPRPTSLRASKRAERLAYARTCYDHLAGHLGVALRTGMLTAGLIDTASGLALTAKGHRVLDDLEIKLPGGRRPLLKDCLDWTERREHLGGSLPAALLQHAVDHGWVERGADRSVKLLDAEAFAALGVEGL; this is encoded by the coding sequence ATGCGCGCCAACCCGCTGGCGGAAGTCGCCGCCGTCCTCGCCGACCCCACCAGGGCCGCCATGTGCCTGGCCCTGATCGACGGCCGGGCCTGGACCGTCGGCGAACTCGGCAAGATCGCAGGCGTGACGCCGCCCTCGGCCACCGAGCAGGTCTCCCGGCTTGCCGACGCCGGGTTCGTCGAGACGGTCCGCCAGGGCCGACACCGCTATGTGCGGCTGACGGACTCCCGTGTGGCGGAGCTGATCGAACAGCTCACCGAGCTGGCCGAGAACCCGATGCCCCGCCCGACCAGCCTCCGCGCCTCCAAGCGGGCCGAACGCCTCGCGTACGCCCGCACCTGCTACGACCACCTCGCCGGACATCTCGGCGTCGCCCTGCGCACCGGCATGCTCACCGCCGGCCTGATCGACACCGCCAGCGGCCTCGCGCTCACCGCCAAGGGCCACCGGGTGCTCGACGACCTGGAGATCAAGCTGCCCGGCGGCCGCCGCCCGCTGCTCAAGGACTGCCTCGACTGGACCGAGCGCCGCGAACACCTCGGCGGCTCGCTGCCCGCCGCACTGCTGCAGCACGCCGTCGACCACGGCTGGGTGGAACGCGGTGCCGACCGCAGCGTCAAGCTCCTCGACGCCGAGGCGTTCGCCGCCCTTGGCGTCGAGGGCTTGTAG
- a CDS encoding LuxR C-terminal-related transcriptional regulator — protein MESLQALGVSVGAEAIYLDLIEHGESTKAELAERRGLIETDLEPLLLELTAIALVEQREDKVGPRPPQLALEAFAQRHARQAELARQSATKLTELWSAGAGQRRYLEILPGFAAARAVLDSAFGEAGERVRAMTIGNQATAQHRIVDGLFEALERGIVLEVIYGAHVLEDPEALHKIQQCVDAGEQARVFPHIPLNVTIVDDRWALVSARSEVRLGSQHTVAAVVVHQSPFLEGLVGVFDAFWRMAVPLSADADPGGGLSPETKRLLTCLSAGLTDESIAREFGVSERTIARRISRLQETLGAQTRFQLGVQASRQGWL, from the coding sequence GTGGAATCGCTGCAGGCTCTGGGTGTCTCGGTCGGCGCCGAGGCGATCTACCTCGACCTGATCGAGCACGGCGAGTCGACCAAAGCAGAGCTCGCCGAGCGCCGCGGGCTCATCGAGACGGACCTCGAACCGTTACTGCTGGAGCTCACGGCGATCGCCCTGGTCGAACAGCGCGAGGACAAGGTGGGACCACGCCCGCCGCAGCTGGCGCTCGAGGCCTTCGCCCAGCGCCACGCACGCCAGGCCGAACTGGCACGGCAGAGCGCGACAAAGCTGACCGAGCTGTGGTCCGCGGGAGCCGGCCAGCGCCGCTACCTGGAGATCCTGCCCGGCTTCGCAGCGGCCCGGGCCGTTCTCGACTCCGCGTTCGGAGAAGCCGGCGAACGGGTCCGGGCGATGACCATCGGCAACCAGGCGACCGCACAGCACCGCATCGTCGACGGCCTCTTCGAAGCGCTCGAGCGCGGCATAGTCCTCGAAGTCATCTACGGCGCGCACGTGCTCGAAGATCCCGAGGCGCTGCACAAGATCCAGCAGTGCGTGGACGCCGGCGAACAGGCCCGGGTATTCCCCCACATCCCGTTGAACGTCACGATCGTCGACGACCGGTGGGCGCTGGTCTCGGCCCGCAGCGAGGTGCGGCTGGGCAGCCAGCACACCGTCGCGGCCGTCGTGGTGCACCAGTCCCCGTTCCTGGAAGGCCTGGTCGGCGTCTTCGACGCGTTCTGGCGGATGGCCGTGCCGCTGTCCGCCGACGCCGACCCGGGCGGCGGTCTGAGCCCGGAGACGAAACGGCTGCTGACCTGTCTGAGCGCGGGCCTGACCGACGAGTCCATCGCCCGCGAATTCGGGGTCAGCGAACGGACCATCGCCCGGCGGATCAGCCGCCTGCAGGAGACCCTCGGCGCACAGACCCGGTTCCAGCTCGGCGTCCAGGCGTCCCGACAGGGATGGCTGTGA
- a CDS encoding ricin-type beta-trefoil lectin domain protein — MTLPARPLLRRCVALLATGALTVLLTAFAGPEAQGAVPAPPAGWTTVFSDDFNGPAGSPVNSSNWMYNTGPGSNFGTGEIETMTNSTSNVHLDGNGNLNITALGSGNNWTSGRIQTPSAVAGAPAGGKLEVTASIQQPNPGSGLGYWPAFWMLGQGQWPENGEIDIMEDVNARSQVAGTIHCGVYPGGPCNEGNGIGSGLRDCGGCQTGFHTYTMILDRTNTSNESITFYLDGAAYFTVTEGQVGASTWQQAFDHNLTILFDLAMGGGFPNGVCGCTTPTGATTSGGTMTVQYVAAYTTTGGGTNPPPGGGAITGYQGLCLDDRSASTANGNPIQVYTCNGTAAQQWTFVQAGTTLHVLGKCLDIAGGGTANGTKVQLYDCNNTGAQVWIPQSNGALYNPQSNKCLDDTDFSTTPGTQVQIWDCAGSANQVWHLP; from the coding sequence ATGACCCTGCCTGCGAGACCCCTGCTCAGACGGTGCGTAGCCCTGCTTGCCACCGGCGCCCTCACGGTGCTGCTCACCGCGTTCGCCGGCCCCGAGGCACAGGGCGCCGTGCCCGCGCCGCCCGCCGGCTGGACCACCGTGTTCAGCGACGACTTCAACGGCCCGGCCGGCAGCCCCGTCAACTCGTCGAACTGGATGTACAACACCGGTCCCGGCTCGAACTTCGGCACCGGCGAGATCGAGACGATGACCAACTCGACCAGCAACGTCCATCTCGACGGAAACGGCAACCTGAACATCACCGCGCTGGGCTCCGGCAACAACTGGACCTCCGGCCGGATCCAGACCCCGTCGGCCGTCGCCGGCGCGCCCGCGGGCGGCAAGCTCGAGGTGACGGCGTCCATCCAGCAGCCCAACCCGGGCAGCGGCCTCGGCTACTGGCCGGCGTTCTGGATGCTCGGTCAGGGGCAGTGGCCGGAGAACGGCGAGATCGACATCATGGAGGACGTCAACGCGCGGTCCCAGGTCGCCGGCACCATCCACTGCGGTGTGTACCCGGGCGGCCCGTGCAACGAGGGCAACGGCATCGGCAGCGGGCTGCGCGACTGCGGCGGCTGCCAGACCGGCTTCCACACGTACACCATGATCCTGGACCGGACGAACACCTCGAACGAGTCGATCACGTTCTACCTGGACGGCGCCGCGTACTTCACGGTGACCGAGGGCCAGGTCGGCGCCAGCACCTGGCAGCAGGCGTTCGACCACAACCTGACGATCCTGTTCGACCTGGCGATGGGCGGCGGCTTCCCGAACGGCGTGTGCGGATGCACCACGCCGACCGGCGCGACGACCTCCGGCGGCACGATGACCGTCCAGTACGTCGCCGCGTACACGACGACCGGTGGCGGCACCAACCCGCCGCCCGGCGGCGGCGCGATCACCGGCTACCAGGGCCTGTGCCTCGACGACCGTTCGGCGAGCACCGCCAACGGCAACCCGATCCAGGTCTACACCTGCAACGGCACCGCCGCGCAGCAGTGGACCTTCGTCCAGGCCGGCACCACCCTGCACGTGCTGGGCAAGTGCCTGGACATCGCCGGCGGCGGCACCGCCAACGGCACCAAGGTCCAGCTCTACGACTGCAACAACACCGGCGCGCAGGTGTGGATACCGCAGTCCAACGGCGCCCTGTACAACCCGCAGTCCAACAAGTGCCTGGACGACACCGACTTCTCCACGACGCCGGGCACCCAGGTGCAGATCTGGGACTGCGCCGGCAGCGCCAACCAGGTGTGGCACCTGCCGTGA
- a CDS encoding M24 family metallopeptidase — protein sequence MSVSAAPIDVESLRDRFRRAAEAAAAAGVDALLVSPGSDLRYLLGAGGSSFERLTCLVLPAAGSAAEPALVVPKLEHPGYAGVPTDELGVHVATWVDGEDPYRLVADLLKGAPKSVAVTDMMPALHTLGLRDALPDARQSLAGPVLRELRMRKDVGEIEALRKAGAAIDRVHARMGEWLRPGRTEAEVGADIAAAIVEEGHTVAEFVIVGSGPNGASPHHGVSDRVIEKGDVVVVDIGGPVPEGYNSDSTRTYSVGTPGFGDVVDTYGVLKAAQQAAVDAAGPGVTAEAVDAAARDVIADAGFGEFFVHRTGHGIGLDVHEDPYIVSGNDLVLETGMAFSIEPGIYLPGRWGARIEDIVVVGERGAERLNNQPHDLVVLPS from the coding sequence ATGTCCGTCAGCGCAGCCCCGATCGACGTCGAGTCGCTCCGTGACCGCTTCCGCCGGGCCGCCGAGGCGGCGGCCGCGGCCGGTGTCGACGCACTGCTCGTGTCCCCCGGCTCCGACCTGCGCTATCTGCTCGGCGCGGGTGGCTCCTCGTTCGAGCGGCTGACCTGTCTGGTCCTGCCGGCGGCGGGCAGCGCGGCCGAGCCGGCGCTGGTGGTGCCGAAGCTGGAGCACCCCGGCTACGCGGGTGTGCCGACCGACGAGCTCGGCGTACACGTGGCGACGTGGGTTGACGGCGAGGATCCGTATCGACTAGTCGCGGACCTACTCAAAGGCGCGCCTAAGTCGGTGGCCGTGACCGACATGATGCCGGCGCTGCACACCCTCGGCCTCCGCGACGCGCTACCGGACGCCCGGCAGAGCCTCGCCGGCCCGGTGCTGCGTGAGCTGCGGATGCGCAAGGACGTCGGCGAGATCGAGGCGCTGCGCAAGGCGGGGGCGGCGATCGACCGCGTGCACGCGCGGATGGGCGAGTGGCTGCGCCCCGGCCGCACCGAGGCCGAGGTGGGCGCGGACATTGCGGCGGCGATCGTCGAGGAGGGGCACACGGTGGCGGAGTTCGTCATCGTCGGCTCCGGCCCGAACGGCGCCAGCCCGCACCACGGCGTCTCCGACCGGGTCATCGAGAAGGGCGACGTCGTCGTGGTCGACATCGGCGGCCCCGTGCCGGAGGGCTACAACTCCGACTCCACGCGCACCTATTCGGTCGGTACGCCCGGCTTCGGCGACGTCGTCGACACGTACGGGGTGCTCAAGGCCGCGCAGCAGGCGGCGGTCGACGCCGCCGGCCCGGGCGTCACCGCCGAGGCGGTGGACGCGGCGGCGCGGGATGTCATCGCGGACGCCGGCTTCGGCGAGTTCTTCGTGCACCGCACCGGCCACGGCATCGGCCTGGACGTGCACGAGGACCCGTACATCGTCAGCGGCAACGACCTCGTGCTCGAAACCGGCATGGCGTTCAGCATCGAACCCGGCATCTACCTGCCGGGCCGCTGGGGCGCCCGCATCGAGGACATCGTCGTGGTCGGCGAGCGGGGCGCGGAGCGGTTGAACAACCAGCCGCACGACCTGGTGGTGCTGCCCTCGTGA
- a CDS encoding TetR/AcrR family transcriptional regulator, which translates to MSTRDRLVESTRELLRERGYVGTSPKAIQQRADAGQGSMYHHFAGKQDLALAAIERNAEDLTALASEELSSPGAPVERIATWLRREREVLRGCPMGVLVQDPEIIASDTLRSPIAEHFEWLRGRLREILAEDGLDVRLADTLLAVLQGGYVLARAANSTEPFGDAVEGAIALLERATAD; encoded by the coding sequence ATGTCCACCCGCGACCGGCTGGTCGAGAGCACCCGGGAGCTGCTGCGCGAGCGTGGTTACGTCGGCACCAGCCCGAAGGCCATCCAGCAGCGCGCGGACGCCGGCCAGGGCAGCATGTACCACCACTTCGCCGGCAAGCAGGACCTCGCGCTGGCCGCGATCGAGCGCAACGCCGAGGACCTCACGGCACTCGCATCGGAGGAGTTGTCCTCCCCCGGCGCGCCCGTCGAGCGCATCGCGACCTGGCTGCGCCGGGAGCGCGAGGTGCTGCGCGGCTGCCCGATGGGCGTGCTCGTGCAGGACCCGGAGATCATCGCCAGCGACACGCTCCGCTCCCCCATCGCCGAGCACTTCGAGTGGCTACGCGGGCGGCTGCGGGAGATTCTCGCCGAGGACGGCCTGGACGTCCGGCTCGCCGACACGCTCCTGGCAGTGCTGCAGGGCGGTTACGTGCTGGCGCGGGCGGCCAACTCGACCGAGCCGTTCGGCGACGCCGTCGAAGGGGCCATCGCCCTGCTGGAGCGGGCGACCGCCGACTGA
- a CDS encoding Lrp/AsnC family transcriptional regulator gives MTTPLEPIDRAILRELTQDGRCSFTDLAERVGLSVSAVHQRVRRLEQRGVLKGYAARVDGEQVGLPLTAFISLTPIDPAAPDDYPHRLEHLAAIEACYSVAGDASYVLKVRVAGPTALEDLLRQIREQANVSTRTTVVLSTPYEDRPPGV, from the coding sequence GTGACAACACCGCTGGAGCCGATCGACCGCGCCATCCTGCGGGAGCTGACCCAGGACGGCCGGTGCAGCTTCACCGACCTCGCCGAGCGGGTCGGCCTGAGCGTGTCCGCCGTGCACCAGCGGGTTCGGCGGCTGGAGCAGCGCGGCGTGCTCAAGGGGTACGCGGCGCGGGTCGACGGCGAGCAGGTCGGGCTGCCGCTGACGGCGTTCATCTCGCTGACGCCGATCGACCCGGCCGCGCCGGACGACTACCCGCACCGGCTGGAGCACCTGGCGGCGATCGAGGCGTGCTACTCGGTCGCCGGCGACGCCTCGTACGTGCTGAAGGTGCGGGTCGCGGGCCCGACCGCGCTGGAGGACCTGCTGCGGCAGATCCGGGAGCAGGCCAACGTGTCCACCCGCACCACCGTCGTGCTGTCGACGCCGTACGAGGACCGCCCGCCGGGCGTGTGA
- a CDS encoding GDSL-type esterase/lipase family protein has translation MRNFLRRAAIILIVFPVFALLLLTGDNRITAPPVPPENAPHAVVALGDSTMSGEGAGNYTPDTDGPGGDWCHRSPQAMVQHIKLADVTKIFNFACSGAGAQAIRLNGPHGIEPSQAAQLAAIAGTYRIDAVVVAVGANDDPQFGPLLTNCVNAIFAVTKPGCGKEVDPTWPGRVNAMVPKVVAALRDIRRVMIEHGYPDSAYQLVLQSYAAPVAPDMLRSLQNVGGCPLRSDDLRWVQDRGVPILNDGVRRAAEQGGARFLDLSRAGVGHEACTGGQEWFTRLTVNWGDFQDNNRYAHALQQSFHPNAAGYTAFARCMSQFLTLTQRQAACVPDGHGSLQLALPST, from the coding sequence ATGCGGAACTTCCTCCGCCGGGCCGCGATCATCCTGATCGTCTTCCCGGTTTTCGCCCTGCTCCTGCTCACCGGCGACAACCGCATCACGGCCCCACCCGTGCCACCCGAGAACGCCCCGCACGCCGTCGTCGCGCTCGGCGACTCCACCATGTCCGGCGAGGGCGCCGGCAACTACACCCCCGACACCGACGGCCCCGGCGGCGACTGGTGCCACCGCTCACCCCAGGCGATGGTCCAGCACATCAAGCTCGCCGACGTCACCAAGATCTTCAACTTCGCCTGCTCCGGCGCAGGAGCCCAGGCCATCCGCCTCAACGGCCCGCACGGCATCGAACCCAGCCAGGCCGCCCAGCTCGCCGCGATCGCCGGCACCTACCGCATCGACGCCGTGGTCGTCGCCGTCGGCGCCAACGACGACCCCCAGTTCGGCCCCCTGCTCACCAACTGCGTCAACGCCATCTTCGCCGTCACCAAACCCGGCTGCGGCAAGGAGGTCGACCCCACCTGGCCGGGCCGCGTCAACGCGATGGTGCCCAAGGTCGTCGCCGCCCTCCGCGACATCCGCCGCGTCATGATCGAGCACGGCTACCCGGACAGCGCCTACCAACTCGTGCTCCAGTCCTACGCCGCCCCCGTCGCCCCCGACATGCTGCGCAGCCTGCAGAACGTCGGCGGCTGCCCGCTGCGCAGCGACGACCTGCGCTGGGTCCAGGACCGCGGCGTCCCCATCCTCAACGACGGTGTCCGCCGCGCCGCCGAACAGGGCGGCGCCCGCTTCCTCGACCTGTCCCGCGCCGGCGTCGGCCACGAGGCCTGCACCGGCGGCCAGGAATGGTTCACCCGCCTCACCGTCAACTGGGGCGACTTCCAGGACAACAACCGTTACGCGCACGCCCTGCAGCAGTCCTTTCACCCCAACGCCGCCGGCTACACCGCCTTCGCCCGCTGCATGAGCCAGTTCCTCACGCTCACCCAGCGCCAAGCCGCATGCGTGCCCGACGGCCACGGCTCGCTGCAGCTGGCCCTGCCCAGCACCTGA